A genomic window from Triticum urartu cultivar G1812 chromosome 7, Tu2.1, whole genome shotgun sequence includes:
- the LOC125524773 gene encoding uncharacterized protein LOC125524773, protein MATHTNFDATPFGGSVENTEFQFSRLYWHHIYSGPSPNQLDITSADAKTGWGQTTVHNWTIYDGVGPNAKLVARAQGLHLYAGTWHNTFNILFEIEGFKKSTLQVMGASVDEEGEWSIVGGTGEFAMARGVVTKKLHKKIDGGDIIELTIHGFCRKQITLTKSSPWGGNGGSVVVSDNPLKIESITILHEGVIGSIQYSYINQNGKRCTAGPWGSENPSRGEIVLGPGEIITQVSGTVTVHSNVQCVQTLKFVTNKQKTYGPYGNSANKKLGTPFSVMAPNGKAIVGFFGRTDKTFLNALGVYIA, encoded by the exons ATGGCCACTCACACAAATTTCGATGCTACTCCATTCGGTGGGTCCGTGGAGAACACCGAGTTTCAGTTCAGTAGGTTGTACTGGCACCACATTTATTCGGGACCGAGCCCAAACCAATTAGACATCACAAGTGCAGATGCTAAGACTGGGTGGGGCCAGACAACAGTTCACAACTGGACAATATATGATGGGGTTGGCCCCAACGCGAAGCTAGTGGCCCGCGCACAAGGGCTGCATCTCTATGCTGGTACCTGGCACAATACCTTCAACATTCTGTTCGAGATTGAGGG GTTTAAGAAAAGCACGCTTCAGGTAATGGGAGCATCTGTTGATGAAGAAGGTGAGTGGTCTATTGTCGGTGGGACAGGTGAATTCGCGATGGCACGTGGTGTTGTAACCAAAAAGCTGCATAAGAAAATAGATGGTGGAGACATAATCGAGCTTACCATTCATGGTTTTTGCCGCAAGCAG ATCACCCTCACAAAGAGTAGCCCATGGGGTGGCAATGGGGGTTCCGTTGTCGTTTCAGACAACCCCTTGAAGATAGAAAGTATCACCATCCTCCATGAAGGAGTAATTGGTTCAATTCAATATTCTTACATCAACCAAAATGGCAAGAGGTGCACCGCAGGTCCTTGGGGTAGTGAGAATCCAAGCCGCGGAGAG ATCGTGCTGGGCCCTGGGGAGATTATTACGCAAGTGTCCGGAACAGTTACCGTACATAGTAATGTCCAATGTGTCCAAACACTCAAGTTCGTCACCAACAAGCAGAAAACATACGGACCTTATGGAAATAGTGCAAACAAAAAACTTGGTACACCTTTCAGCGTCATGGCGCCAAATGGCAAAGCAATTGTTGGCTTCTTTGGGCGTACTGATAAAACGTTCCTGAATGCACTTGGTGTTTACATCGCCTAG